The proteins below come from a single Methanospirillum lacunae genomic window:
- a CDS encoding RNase J family beta-CASP ribonuclease, translating into MDIEVLAVGGYNEFGRNMTAVRCGKEIVIIDMGIRLDSLMMHPDIEMENTHSLDLIEMGVIPDDTVMNQIEGTVKAIVLSHGHLDHLGAVPKLAHRYNAPIIGTPYTIELVRQQIEGEKKFGVNNKLYPLKYSQRYTISNTLSLELVRTQHSIIDTATVVLYTPKGAIVYALDFKLDRNPVLGEPPDFAKFRKIGKEGVLCLITESTNVNKKGRCPSEQLAKNMVRDVMTSYEDDKNALIVSTFASHIARVKTIAECAHEIGRKPLLLGRSMERYCSTAEQMKYVRFPDTTSIFGNRRVVERTLRRIIKGPRDEYVPIVTGHQGEPGSILTRMAQKDTPYRIEKGDKIMISAQLIPNDMNRAQRYRMFTMLSQQGGRIFDELHVSGHAYCEDHYEFLNMLNPQFVIAAHGGVNLTSEYLNLATDCGYTLNKDFFLMANGQRQKLA; encoded by the coding sequence TTGGACATTGAAGTCCTTGCAGTGGGTGGCTATAATGAATTTGGCCGAAATATGACCGCCGTCCGCTGCGGAAAGGAAATAGTTATAATCGATATGGGAATCAGGCTAGATTCCCTGATGATGCATCCCGATATTGAGATGGAGAATACCCATTCACTCGACCTTATTGAGATGGGTGTGATCCCTGATGATACGGTGATGAACCAGATCGAGGGAACAGTCAAGGCAATTGTTCTCTCCCATGGTCACCTTGATCACCTCGGTGCTGTTCCAAAGCTGGCACACCGGTATAATGCTCCGATCATCGGGACGCCATACACGATCGAGCTCGTCCGTCAGCAGATAGAGGGTGAGAAAAAGTTCGGGGTGAATAACAAACTTTACCCGCTCAAATACTCACAACGATACACAATCTCAAACACTCTCTCACTTGAACTCGTGCGAACCCAGCATAGTATCATTGATACGGCAACGGTTGTACTGTACACCCCGAAAGGGGCAATCGTATATGCCCTTGATTTTAAACTGGATCGCAACCCGGTCCTTGGTGAACCACCTGACTTTGCAAAATTCCGCAAAATTGGCAAGGAAGGAGTCCTCTGCCTTATCACCGAGTCCACCAACGTGAACAAAAAGGGCCGGTGCCCGAGTGAGCAACTGGCTAAGAACATGGTCCGCGATGTGATGACGAGCTATGAGGATGATAAGAATGCCCTCATTGTCAGTACCTTTGCTTCCCATATTGCAAGGGTAAAAACCATTGCAGAGTGTGCCCATGAGATTGGACGAAAGCCCCTGCTCCTTGGCAGATCGATGGAACGCTACTGTAGCACTGCAGAGCAGATGAAATATGTCAGGTTCCCTGACACGACCAGCATCTTTGGCAACCGCAGGGTCGTGGAGCGGACACTACGCCGGATCATCAAAGGTCCCAGAGATGAGTATGTTCCTATCGTAACCGGTCACCAGGGTGAACCCGGTTCTATCCTGACCAGGATGGCACAGAAAGACACTCCGTACCGGATCGAGAAAGGTGATAAGATCATGATTAGTGCCCAGCTGATCCCAAATGACATGAACCGTGCCCAGCGGTACCGGATGTTCACGATGCTCAGTCAGCAGGGTGGCCGTATCTTTGATGAACTTCACGTATCAGGACACGCATACTGTGAGGATCACTACGAATTTCTGAACATGCTTAACCCCCAGTTTGTAATTGCTGCACACGGAGGAGTGAATCTCACCTCCGAGTACCTGAATCTTGCAACTGATTGCGGGTATACTCTGAACAAGGATTTCTTCCTTATGGCAAATGGTCAGCGT
- the fni gene encoding type 2 isopentenyl-diphosphate Delta-isomerase — MNRGRFTSSRKLDHLRICLEEDIESGSTGFEDIRLVHNALPDSDMDTLDLSTDLLGHTFGSPLFISAMTGGHPETTRVNEVLAQAAQKYGLGIGVGSQRAAIEDKTLAETFSIVRDSAPDAFIVGNLGIVQLRDHGIEWAENAVEMIDANALAIHLNFLQEATQPEGDHNAVGCLDALRDLCREFRVPVIVKETGCGFSEEVARLCYGAGADCVDVGGYGGSSWAAIESFRAGKGEAGGDQRLSDLGLLFKEWGIPTAVSVTEAVRCGGPVIASGGIRTGIDIAKALVLGAKLGGMALPLLKPACDGIEALSETIETIQQQLRISLFLTGHTRVSEMPDTRWYVTGPTAQLIQRK, encoded by the coding sequence ATGAACCGGGGAAGGTTTACATCATCGCGAAAACTGGATCACCTTCGGATCTGTCTCGAAGAAGATATTGAGTCTGGAAGTACCGGGTTTGAAGATATCAGACTGGTACACAATGCACTTCCTGATTCAGATATGGATACGCTGGATCTTTCAACCGATCTCTTAGGGCATACATTCGGATCTCCGCTTTTTATCTCTGCAATGACAGGAGGACACCCGGAGACAACCCGGGTGAACGAGGTGCTTGCACAGGCAGCACAGAAATACGGCCTCGGGATTGGTGTAGGATCACAGCGAGCGGCAATTGAAGATAAAACTCTCGCTGAAACATTCTCGATTGTAAGGGACAGTGCCCCTGATGCCTTCATCGTTGGCAATCTTGGTATCGTTCAGCTCAGGGATCATGGGATCGAATGGGCTGAAAACGCGGTTGAAATGATAGATGCCAACGCTCTTGCCATTCATCTGAATTTTCTTCAGGAGGCAACCCAGCCTGAAGGAGACCACAATGCAGTTGGATGTCTTGATGCACTTCGCGATCTCTGCAGGGAATTTCGAGTACCGGTCATCGTAAAAGAGACCGGCTGTGGATTTTCTGAAGAGGTTGCACGGCTCTGCTATGGAGCCGGAGCTGACTGCGTAGATGTCGGTGGGTATGGTGGTTCATCGTGGGCTGCGATCGAGAGTTTCAGAGCAGGGAAAGGGGAAGCAGGTGGAGATCAGCGGCTCTCGGATCTCGGCCTGCTTTTTAAAGAGTGGGGTATCCCCACCGCGGTGAGCGTTACTGAGGCTGTCAGATGTGGTGGCCCGGTTATTGCAAGCGGCGGGATTAGAACCGGGATTGATATTGCAAAGGCCCTGGTTCTCGGTGCTAAACTCGGTGGAATGGCTCTTCCCCTGTTAAAACCGGCATGCGACGGAATAGAAGCCCTGTCAGAGACGATAGAGACGATTCAGCAGCAACTGCGAATCTCTCTCTTCCTGACCGGGCATACCCGGGTGTCAGAGATGCCCGATACCAGATGGTACGTAACCGGTCCGACTGCGCAACTGATACAAAGAAAATAA
- a CDS encoding isopentenyl phosphate kinase has protein sequence MRNRTILKLGGSVITEKSAGSAGAIRYDTLKAIARNLALYPDMPLLIVHGAGSFGHPQAKEYHIQEGVTRENRKGIFETHQAVRELNTAVIDALRSSGIEAVPIHPLHGCEASDGILIDPVFGHLDRMISLGLVPVIHGDVVMDRVRGACIVSGDQLIRVLAEGLGMDRVGLATDVPGLLECDGSVVRELRRSTAHQVTIGNSGHIDVTGGMEGKIAELLALADHGIRSEMFHVSQVDAFLAGKEHGGTRILPEEL, from the coding sequence ATGCGTAATCGAACGATACTCAAGCTCGGCGGGAGCGTGATAACCGAAAAGTCAGCAGGCTCTGCCGGGGCTATCAGATATGATACCCTGAAGGCTATTGCAAGGAATCTTGCGCTGTACCCTGATATGCCACTCTTAATAGTACATGGTGCGGGTTCGTTTGGTCATCCCCAGGCTAAAGAATACCATATTCAGGAAGGAGTGACCAGAGAGAACCGAAAAGGTATCTTTGAGACCCATCAGGCAGTCAGGGAACTGAATACGGCTGTGATTGATGCCCTGCGGAGTAGTGGTATCGAAGCTGTTCCAATCCATCCACTTCATGGATGTGAAGCATCAGACGGCATACTTATTGATCCAGTCTTCGGACACCTGGACAGGATGATCAGCCTTGGTCTGGTTCCTGTCATTCATGGTGATGTGGTGATGGATCGCGTAAGAGGTGCCTGCATAGTTTCCGGTGATCAGCTGATCCGGGTCCTCGCAGAAGGGCTTGGAATGGACCGGGTTGGTCTTGCGACCGATGTACCAGGTCTTCTCGAGTGTGACGGATCAGTTGTGAGGGAATTGCGTCGATCAACGGCGCACCAGGTTACCATCGGCAACTCGGGTCATATTGATGTGACCGGGGGAATGGAAGGAAAGATTGCCGAACTTCTCGCTCTTGCCGATCATGGGATCAGATCAGAAATGTTCCATGTCTCGCAGGTCGATGCGTTTCTCGCCGGGAAGGAGCATGGCGGGACACGTATCCTCCCGGAGGAATTATGA
- the mvk gene encoding mevalonate kinase: MATWSAPGKVFLFGEHAVVYGKPGIALAIRPRVYVTVRKTSHAHHAKSPYIDQCFKELNVKGSVYINSQLPSSSGLGSSAAVTVATLAAINDEFGLGKTRDQIAELAFKIEKRVQKGRASPTDTTVSTYGGMFLIKEGTRKRLAPQNYHLVVGNSQATHSTARMVEKVADLKGKYPTICEPVLNAIEAITLDAMKHLDEPQYLGRLMDMNHALLDVLGVGHPHLSRLVLAARATGAYGAKITGAGGGGCMVALAPKNLKARIAGALEVTEGRALITCLDTEGLRKEKDA, from the coding sequence TTGGCAACTTGGAGTGCACCCGGAAAGGTGTTTCTCTTTGGTGAACATGCAGTAGTGTACGGAAAACCAGGTATAGCACTTGCTATCCGGCCACGTGTCTATGTGACAGTCAGAAAAACCAGTCATGCCCACCATGCCAAATCGCCTTATATTGATCAATGTTTCAAGGAACTGAACGTGAAGGGGAGCGTCTATATAAACTCACAACTCCCCAGTTCTTCAGGACTCGGCTCATCGGCAGCAGTAACGGTTGCTACACTTGCTGCCATCAACGATGAGTTCGGACTTGGAAAAACCCGCGATCAGATTGCTGAACTTGCATTTAAGATCGAGAAGCGGGTGCAGAAAGGCAGGGCAAGCCCAACTGATACTACAGTATCAACATACGGTGGCATGTTTCTGATAAAAGAAGGAACACGCAAACGTCTGGCCCCCCAGAATTATCACCTTGTTGTGGGAAATAGTCAGGCAACGCATTCGACCGCGAGAATGGTCGAGAAGGTTGCAGATCTGAAAGGCAAGTACCCAACGATCTGTGAACCTGTATTGAATGCGATCGAGGCAATCACCCTCGACGCGATGAAACATCTTGATGAGCCGCAATATCTCGGCCGTCTCATGGATATGAATCACGCCCTCCTTGATGTGCTAGGGGTGGGCCATCCCCATCTCTCCAGACTGGTTCTTGCTGCCCGGGCAACAGGTGCATACGGAGCAAAGATAACTGGTGCCGGAGGCGGGGGATGCATGGTGGCACTGGCTCCAAAAAACCTCAAGGCCCGGATTGCCGGAGCACTAGAGGTCACAGAGGGACGGGCACTTATTACCTGTCTTGATACAGAAGGACTTCGGAAAGAAAAGGATGCGTAA
- the amrB gene encoding AmmeMemoRadiSam system protein B → MMIRRCGVAGMFYPADPVQLTHMLDTFFRSARTGGDAKGIASPHAGYIYSGQTSAHAFGAIKEGFNGTFILIGPSHRGFPTCVSGIPWDTPIGPVRTDTDLAKRIGLLVDDQAMAYGNENSLEVQIPFIRYRFPDAAIVAIMMSPQTWQEIERVSRLISSAIREYEKDVRIVASSDFSHYVPADKAQKDDLFVIEALKDLNVQEFYNRIQEHRISACGYGPIAAMIEALKPIGATRCDLISYTTSGESSGDYQQVVGYAALAVN, encoded by the coding sequence ATGATGATCAGACGTTGTGGCGTGGCCGGGATGTTCTACCCGGCTGACCCGGTTCAGCTGACTCACATGCTGGACACGTTCTTCAGATCTGCTCGTACCGGTGGGGATGCAAAGGGAATTGCATCTCCGCATGCCGGATATATCTATTCTGGTCAGACCTCTGCCCATGCATTTGGTGCTATTAAAGAGGGTTTTAATGGTACGTTTATCCTTATTGGGCCAAGTCATCGTGGATTTCCAACATGTGTTTCTGGCATACCATGGGATACCCCGATTGGGCCTGTCAGGACTGACACCGATCTTGCCAAACGAATAGGGCTTTTGGTTGATGATCAGGCGATGGCATATGGAAATGAAAACTCGCTTGAGGTTCAGATCCCATTTATCAGATACCGGTTTCCTGACGCGGCTATCGTTGCCATAATGATGAGTCCACAGACATGGCAGGAGATAGAGCGGGTATCCAGGCTGATTTCGAGCGCAATTCGTGAATATGAGAAAGATGTAAGGATTGTTGCTTCAAGTGACTTTTCGCATTATGTTCCTGCAGATAAGGCACAAAAAGACGATCTTTTTGTCATTGAAGCGCTGAAGGATCTGAACGTGCAGGAATTCTATAATCGGATACAAGAGCACCGGATTTCTGCCTGCGGTTACGGGCCAATTGCCGCAATGATCGAGGCTCTCAAACCAATAGGCGCAACCCGGTGCGATCTTATCTCATATACTACCAGCGGTGAGTCCAGCGGGGATTACCAGCAGGTAGTTGGATATGCGGCATTGGCGGTGAACTGA
- the rpsB gene encoding 30S ribosomal protein S2 gives MNGNEMEIELNEPLVSVEEYLAAGVHIGTQQKSSDMKNFIYRVRGDGLYILDIRETDERIKLAAKFLSQYDPAKVLVVTSRQYGQFPARQFADAIGAFPMTGRYIPGTLTNPILPKYAEPEVIVVTDPVSDIQVIKEALQIGIPVVALCDTNNMTSLVDFVIPTNNKGRKALSMIYFLLTREFLRHKGYSTSLTPEDFETDL, from the coding sequence ATGAACGGAAATGAGATGGAGATTGAACTGAACGAGCCCCTTGTCTCTGTTGAGGAGTACCTGGCGGCCGGTGTACACATTGGAACACAGCAGAAAAGCAGCGACATGAAGAATTTCATCTACCGCGTCCGCGGAGATGGACTCTACATTCTGGACATCAGAGAGACAGACGAGCGTATAAAACTCGCAGCAAAGTTCCTCTCCCAGTATGATCCTGCAAAGGTTCTTGTTGTGACCTCCCGTCAGTATGGGCAGTTCCCTGCACGCCAGTTTGCCGATGCAATCGGTGCATTCCCAATGACAGGCCGGTATATCCCCGGTACCCTGACCAACCCGATTCTGCCCAAATATGCAGAACCTGAGGTCATTGTCGTAACTGACCCGGTCAGTGATATTCAGGTTATCAAAGAGGCACTTCAGATTGGAATCCCGGTCGTTGCACTCTGTGATACCAACAACATGACCAGTCTTGTAGACTTTGTTATTCCAACCAACAACAAGGGTCGCAAGGCTCTCTCCATGATCTACTTCCTGCTCACCAGAGAATTCCTCCGGCACAAGGGATATTCAACTTCCCTGACTCCTGAGGACTTCGAGACTGATCTGTAA
- the eno gene encoding phosphopyruvate hydratase, whose amino-acid sequence MTTIRAVDLRVILDSRGRKTVEADISVDGGFGRAAAPGGASTGAHEAAVKDATAAVDDAYSQVIPYLTGLDSTDQIGFDSLLREVDGTENFAGIGANVAVALSMANAKAAAAAMKIPLWRHLGGSFVSSAPLPLGNVIGGGAHATHATEIQEFLVVPTGCSSVSEGIYANARVHAVVKELLKNRGISCGKGDEGAWAPAISDQDAFEVVTEAVSRVSDEVGFAISSGVDVAASQLYNSGTGLYEYRGGLVRTAEEQINYVAELIDEFGLVYVEDPLYEEDFESFATLTEQMGSVCLICGDDLFVTNPSRIEKGIAEGSANCVLIKPNQIGTLTDTFEAISLAQKHGMETVMSHRSGETGDTTIAHLGCAFGCVFIKTGVVGGERTEKLNELIRIEESMYERK is encoded by the coding sequence ATGACCACCATACGTGCCGTTGATCTGAGAGTCATACTCGACTCCCGCGGTCGCAAAACTGTTGAAGCAGATATTTCTGTTGATGGAGGATTTGGCAGAGCCGCAGCTCCGGGTGGTGCCAGTACCGGCGCTCACGAAGCTGCAGTCAAAGATGCAACAGCGGCAGTGGATGATGCATATTCTCAGGTGATTCCATATCTGACCGGACTTGATTCAACAGATCAGATAGGGTTTGACTCTCTTCTGCGTGAAGTAGATGGGACAGAAAACTTTGCAGGAATAGGCGCGAATGTGGCGGTTGCCCTTTCTATGGCAAATGCCAAGGCTGCTGCGGCAGCCATGAAGATACCACTCTGGAGACATCTCGGTGGATCGTTTGTATCCTCTGCTCCCCTTCCATTAGGGAATGTGATTGGGGGTGGGGCACATGCAACGCATGCTACTGAGATACAAGAGTTTCTGGTTGTCCCAACCGGATGCTCAAGTGTCAGCGAAGGTATCTATGCAAATGCCCGTGTTCATGCGGTGGTAAAAGAGCTCCTGAAAAATCGTGGAATCTCCTGTGGTAAGGGCGATGAGGGAGCATGGGCACCAGCAATATCTGATCAGGACGCCTTTGAGGTTGTCACTGAAGCAGTTTCCCGGGTGTCTGATGAAGTCGGGTTCGCCATAAGTTCCGGTGTTGATGTGGCTGCAAGCCAGTTATACAACTCTGGAACCGGACTGTATGAATACAGAGGTGGCCTTGTCAGGACAGCCGAAGAGCAGATCAACTATGTTGCTGAGCTCATCGACGAATTCGGACTTGTTTATGTAGAAGATCCTCTCTATGAAGAGGATTTTGAATCATTTGCTACCCTGACAGAACAGATGGGGAGTGTCTGCCTCATCTGTGGTGACGATCTCTTCGTCACGAACCCTTCCCGTATAGAGAAGGGAATAGCAGAAGGTTCGGCAAATTGTGTGCTCATCAAGCCGAACCAGATCGGAACCCTGACTGATACTTTTGAAGCGATTTCACTCGCCCAGAAGCATGGAATGGAGACCGTTATGAGCCATCGTTCCGGGGAGACCGGGGACACAACCATTGCTCATCTGGGATGTGCGTTTGGATGTGTATTCATTAAGACCGGTGTTGTCGGCGGAGAACGAACAGAAAAACTGAATGAACTCATTCGGATAGAGGAGAGTATGTATGAACGGAAATGA
- a CDS encoding DNA-directed RNA polymerase subunit K, producing the protein MQNYTRYEKARIVGARALQISMGAPILITSTTIDPLYLAMEEFDKDVIPITVKRR; encoded by the coding sequence ATGCAGAACTATACACGCTATGAAAAGGCCCGCATCGTCGGTGCCCGGGCGTTACAGATCTCGATGGGCGCTCCCATTCTCATCACGAGCACGACCATAGATCCGCTCTACCTCGCGATGGAGGAGTTTGACAAAGATGTCATTCCCATCACGGTCAAGCGGAGATAA
- a CDS encoding DNA-directed RNA polymerase subunit N, producing the protein MIPVRCFTCGKVISTAYEEYKRRRDAGEDPKKILDDLNMDRYCCRRMLLTHKEIIDELNPYQ; encoded by the coding sequence ATGATACCGGTCCGCTGTTTCACTTGTGGAAAAGTAATCTCCACTGCATATGAGGAATATAAGCGCCGCCGAGATGCGGGCGAGGATCCTAAAAAGATCCTCGACGATCTCAATATGGATCGGTATTGCTGCCGGCGTATGTTGCTCACGCACAAGGAGATTATTGATGAACTCAATCCTTATCAATGA
- a CDS encoding 30S ribosomal protein S9, with amino-acid sequence MSKVINTSGKRKTAIARATFRPGKGVVRINSLILDVFSTELARMKIAEPLQLVPTALEGVDVAIKVRGGGVMGQAEAARTALARGIVQWHSDPKLKDVYLAYDRSLLVNDSRQKEAKKPHGRGARKKFQKSYR; translated from the coding sequence ATGTCAAAAGTGATCAACACGAGTGGTAAGCGGAAGACAGCGATTGCCCGTGCAACCTTCAGACCTGGAAAAGGTGTCGTCAGGATTAACTCCCTGATTCTTGACGTCTTTTCCACCGAACTTGCACGGATGAAGATCGCCGAGCCGCTTCAACTGGTCCCGACTGCGCTTGAAGGCGTGGATGTCGCGATTAAGGTTCGCGGTGGTGGGGTCATGGGTCAGGCAGAAGCCGCCCGGACAGCACTTGCACGTGGGATTGTACAGTGGCACAGTGACCCGAAACTTAAGGATGTTTATCTTGCATATGATCGCAGCCTGCTGGTAAATGATTCCCGTCAGAAGGAAGCTAAGAAGCCACACGGTCGTGGTGCACGCAAGAAATTCCAGAAGTCATACCGGTGA
- a CDS encoding 50S ribosomal protein L13, whose translation MVTVIDGDGLLVGRLSSVVAKRALAGEEIAVINAEKAVISGSRARVLGNYKHKRERGSREGGPFFPRRPDHILKRTIRGMVPYKRQRGVEAMKRIKIYVGIPCELDGIAAEKLADAHKTRLNTPACVTLGTVSNFLGAKF comes from the coding sequence ATGGTAACGGTAATCGATGGAGACGGACTGCTTGTAGGCAGACTTTCCAGCGTGGTTGCAAAGCGTGCACTTGCCGGTGAAGAGATCGCAGTCATCAATGCAGAGAAGGCAGTGATCTCAGGAAGCCGTGCCCGTGTTCTTGGCAACTACAAGCACAAGAGGGAACGTGGATCACGTGAAGGTGGTCCGTTCTTCCCACGCAGGCCGGATCACATCCTGAAGCGGACCATCCGCGGGATGGTTCCGTACAAGCGGCAGCGCGGTGTCGAGGCAATGAAGCGGATTAAGATCTATGTTGGCATTCCCTGCGAACTTGACGGGATTGCAGCAGAGAAACTTGCAGACGCTCACAAGACACGGCTGAACACGCCCGCATGTGTGACCCTTGGAACAGTCAGCAATTTCCTTGGAGCAAAGTTCTAA
- a CDS encoding 50S ribosomal protein L18e, translating to MSKSYDKSNPRLTELIRLLKKTSSENEVQIWRDIAVRLEKSSKNYAEVNVSKINRYAKEGETLLVPGKVLGSGLLDCRVTVAALNFSEAAEDKIAGKQGECLSIEQLLAQNPKGSHVRILR from the coding sequence ATGAGCAAAAGTTATGATAAGTCCAATCCGCGCCTCACCGAACTCATCAGGCTCCTGAAGAAGACGTCGAGTGAGAATGAGGTGCAGATCTGGCGCGACATCGCGGTCAGACTTGAGAAGTCAAGTAAAAACTACGCAGAAGTGAACGTGAGCAAGATCAACCGGTACGCCAAGGAAGGCGAAACCCTGCTGGTGCCTGGAAAGGTACTGGGGAGCGGCCTTCTGGATTGCCGGGTTACAGTTGCAGCACTGAACTTTTCAGAGGCAGCTGAAGACAAGATCGCGGGGAAACAGGGAGAATGTCTCAGTATTGAGCAGCTCCTTGCACAGAACCCGAAAGGCAGCCACGTAAGGATTCTGAGGTGA
- a CDS encoding DNA-directed RNA polymerase subunit D has product MKIEFSSLEDNSTSFVLSESHIAFANALRRAMQSEVMTFAVEDLKIYDNTSALFDEMLAHRIGLIPLTTDLKSYVPRNQCTCEGKGCSKCTVTLTMSVEGPRMVLSEDLISQDPAVHPAAGNIPIVKLEKNQKVVIEAYAILDRGFEHSKWQPVTVCGYKNYPIISPEKTCDGCGLCVEVCPKNILEVKGGKVTVKEGGDIQCSLCRLCEQACLNSGIGDEPAIHIIMDDKRFIFSMEGDGSLPAREVLSQGLLFLKNQSDGLLEALSEIRG; this is encoded by the coding sequence ATGAAGATCGAATTCAGCAGCCTTGAGGACAACAGCACCTCGTTTGTGCTGAGTGAATCGCATATTGCATTTGCAAATGCACTCCGTCGGGCGATGCAGAGCGAAGTCATGACGTTCGCTGTCGAGGATCTTAAGATCTATGACAATACGAGCGCACTCTTTGATGAAATGCTTGCACACCGGATCGGACTCATACCACTCACCACAGACCTGAAGAGTTACGTACCCCGGAATCAATGCACTTGCGAAGGCAAGGGCTGTTCCAAGTGCACGGTTACCCTGACGATGAGCGTTGAAGGGCCACGCATGGTCCTTTCTGAAGACCTCATCTCCCAGGATCCCGCGGTTCATCCGGCAGCAGGCAATATTCCAATTGTCAAGCTTGAGAAGAACCAGAAAGTCGTAATTGAAGCATATGCAATCCTGGATCGCGGCTTTGAACACTCAAAGTGGCAGCCGGTAACGGTCTGCGGATACAAGAACTATCCAATCATCAGTCCTGAAAAAACATGCGACGGATGTGGATTGTGTGTGGAGGTCTGTCCCAAGAATATCCTGGAGGTTAAAGGCGGAAAGGTCACAGTAAAGGAGGGTGGCGATATACAGTGTTCACTCTGCCGGCTCTGTGAACAGGCCTGCCTGAACAGTGGGATCGGCGATGAGCCTGCCATTCATATTATCATGGATGATAAGCGGTTCATCTTCTCGATGGAGGGTGATGGTTCACTTCCTGCACGAGAGGTCCTAAGCCAGGGGCTGCTGTTTCTGAAGAATCAATCAGACGGACTCCTCGAAGCGCTCAGCGAAATCAGGGGGTAA
- a CDS encoding 30S ribosomal protein S11 — translation MAEGKEKWGVAHIYASFNNTIITVTDQTGAETITKSSGGMVVKQARNESSPYAAMQMAQNVAQAAKEKGLVGLHVKVRAPGRGKQRSPGPGAQAAIRALARAGVRIGIIEDVTPVPHDSCRAKGGKRGRRV, via the coding sequence ATGGCTGAAGGGAAGGAAAAGTGGGGCGTTGCACATATCTACGCCTCCTTTAACAACACCATCATCACCGTCACCGATCAGACCGGCGCCGAGACGATCACCAAGAGCAGTGGTGGAATGGTCGTCAAGCAGGCACGTAATGAAAGTTCTCCATACGCTGCCATGCAGATGGCACAGAATGTTGCCCAGGCAGCCAAGGAAAAAGGGCTTGTCGGACTTCATGTGAAGGTCCGTGCACCCGGACGGGGAAAGCAGCGCTCACCAGGGCCTGGTGCCCAGGCAGCAATCCGTGCTCTCGCCCGTGCCGGTGTTCGTATCGGTATCATTGAAGATGTCACGCCAGTACCACACGACTCCTGCAGGGCAAAGGGCGGGAAGAGAGGTCGTCGGGTCTGA
- a CDS encoding 30S ribosomal protein S4, whose translation MGYPGKNHKQYQTPKRPFELSRIEEETKLVIEYGLRNKREVWIAKGALRRYRKAAREIIALQSGGAGQEIIERKKAELIGHLNRIGILGENAGIDDVLSVRVEQQLDRRLQSLVYRRGFARSPKQARQFITHGHISINGRRVTIPGYTVSAAEQEQISYAGSSPLVSDIHGERQRIAKVGR comes from the coding sequence ATGGGATATCCAGGAAAGAACCATAAACAGTACCAGACCCCAAAACGCCCATTTGAACTCTCCCGTATCGAGGAAGAGACCAAACTGGTGATTGAGTACGGTCTGCGTAACAAGCGGGAAGTCTGGATCGCCAAGGGCGCGCTCCGACGGTACCGTAAGGCTGCCCGTGAGATCATCGCACTGCAGTCAGGTGGTGCAGGTCAGGAGATCATCGAGCGGAAGAAAGCCGAACTTATCGGGCACTTAAACCGCATCGGCATTCTTGGTGAGAATGCAGGTATAGATGATGTTCTATCTGTCCGCGTTGAGCAGCAGCTCGACCGCAGACTGCAGAGTCTGGTCTACCGCCGTGGATTTGCACGCTCGCCGAAACAGGCACGCCAATTCATTACGCACGGACATATCTCCATCAACGGCAGAAGAGTAACCATTCCGGGATACACTGTCAGTGCAGCTGAACAGGAACAGATCTCATATGCAGGCTCTTCACCGCTGGTCAGTGACATTCATGGAGAGAGACAGCGTATCGCCAAGGTAGGGAGATAA